One Micromonospora sp. WMMD812 genomic window carries:
- a CDS encoding trehalose-6-phosphate synthase, whose protein sequence is MTVRSSFVVVANRLPVDEVSTPDGRQWRRSPGGLVTALHPVLAEHQGTWVGWAGGTGAAPEPFDLEGIRLHPVPLSAEELERYYEGQSNATIWPLYHDAVETPAYKRRWREAYRLVNARFAEAAADVAAEGATVWVQDYQLQLVPAMLRELRPDLRIGFFLHIPFPPIELFMQMPFRTEILRGLLGADLVGFQQRLAAQNFVRLARHLLGLRYEGQMIQVDGRQVKAGAFPISIDTREMERMAADPAVQARAKEIREELGNPKTIILGVDRLDYTKGIELRLKAFRELLADGKLTVPDAVMVQVATPSRERVEHYQALRVKVEREVGRINGEFGRVGVPAVHYLHQSYSRSELAAMYVAADVMMVTPLRDGMNLVAKEYVASRADQGGALVLSEFAGAATELRQAFLCNPHDPDAVKDALLRAVHVEKPEARRRMRTMQRHLRTNDVGHWAKSFLTELGVPEAEAA, encoded by the coding sequence GTGACCGTCCGCAGCTCCTTTGTCGTAGTGGCGAACCGCCTGCCGGTCGACGAGGTGAGCACACCCGACGGGCGGCAGTGGCGGCGCAGCCCGGGCGGGCTGGTGACCGCGCTGCACCCCGTCCTCGCCGAGCACCAGGGCACCTGGGTCGGCTGGGCCGGTGGCACCGGCGCCGCTCCCGAGCCGTTCGACCTGGAGGGGATCCGGCTGCACCCGGTGCCGCTCAGCGCCGAGGAACTGGAGCGGTACTACGAGGGGCAGTCCAACGCGACGATCTGGCCGCTCTACCACGACGCCGTCGAGACACCGGCCTACAAGCGCCGCTGGCGGGAGGCGTACCGCCTGGTGAACGCCCGGTTCGCGGAGGCCGCGGCGGACGTGGCGGCCGAGGGCGCCACCGTCTGGGTGCAGGACTACCAGCTCCAACTGGTACCGGCGATGCTCCGCGAACTCCGGCCGGACCTGCGGATCGGCTTCTTCCTGCACATCCCGTTCCCGCCGATCGAGCTGTTCATGCAGATGCCGTTCCGCACCGAGATCCTGCGCGGTCTGCTCGGCGCCGACCTGGTCGGGTTCCAGCAGCGGCTGGCCGCGCAGAACTTCGTCCGGCTGGCCCGGCACCTGCTCGGGCTGCGCTACGAGGGGCAGATGATCCAGGTCGACGGCCGGCAGGTGAAGGCCGGCGCCTTCCCCATCTCGATCGACACCCGGGAGATGGAGCGGATGGCCGCCGACCCGGCGGTGCAGGCCCGGGCCAAGGAGATCCGCGAGGAGTTGGGCAACCCGAAGACCATCATCCTGGGCGTGGACCGGCTCGACTACACCAAGGGCATCGAGCTGCGTCTCAAGGCCTTCCGCGAACTCCTGGCTGACGGAAAACTGACAGTGCCGGACGCGGTAATGGTGCAGGTCGCCACCCCGAGCCGCGAGCGCGTGGAGCACTATCAGGCACTCCGAGTCAAGGTCGAACGCGAGGTTGGTCGGATTAATGGCGAATTCGGCAGGGTTGGCGTACCGGCGGTGCATTATCTGCATCAGTCGTACAGTCGCAGTGAGCTAGCCGCGATGTACGTTGCTGCCGACGTGATGATGGTGACCCCGCTGCGAGACGGGATGAATCTGGTGGCCAAGGAGTACGTCGCATCGCGCGCCGACCAGGGCGGTGCGCTCGTGCTCAGCGAGTTCGCCGGTGCGGCCACGGAGCTGCGCCAGGCGTTTTTGTGCAACCCGCACGACCCGGACGCGGTCAAGGACGCCCTGCTGCGGGCCGTGCACGTGGAGAAGCCGGAGGCCCGCCGCCGCATGCGGACGATGCAACGCCATCTGCGTACCAATGACGTCGGCCACTGGGCCAAGTCGTTCCTCACCGAGCTCGGCGTGCCGGAGGCGGAGGCCGCGTGA
- the ettA gene encoding energy-dependent translational throttle protein EttA codes for MAQFIYVLEKARKAHGDKVVLDNVTLNFLPGAKIGVVGPNGAGKSSLLKIMAGLDRPSNGEARLMPGYTVGMLAQEPPLNDAKTVLGNVEEAVAETKAKLERFNKIAEQMATDYSDELMEEMGRLQEELDNADAWDIDSKLELAMDALRCPPPDADVTKLSGGERRRVALCKLLLEAPDLLLLDEPTNHLDAESVQWLEQHLAKYAGTVLAITHDRYFLDNVAGWILELDRGRAIGYEGNYSTYLEKKAARLSVEGRRDAKMKKRLDEELEWVRSNAKARQTKSKARLERYEEMATAAENTRKLDFEEIQIPPGPRLGSTVIEANKLTKAFGDRVLIDNLSFSLPRNGIVGIIGPNGVGKTTLFKTIVGLEQPTDGSVRVGETVSLSYVDQSRAGLAGDKTVWETVSDGLDHLLVGKVEMPSRAYIAAFGFKGPDQQKPTKVLSGGERNRLNLALTLKIGGNVILLDEPTNDLDVETLSSLENALLEFPGCAVVISHDRMFLDRVATHILAWEGDDQNPAKWFWFEGNFEAYEKNKIDRLGAEAARPHRVTYRKLTRD; via the coding sequence GTGGCCCAGTTCATCTACGTCCTGGAAAAGGCGCGCAAGGCGCACGGCGACAAGGTCGTGCTGGACAACGTGACGCTGAACTTCCTGCCCGGGGCCAAGATCGGCGTGGTCGGGCCGAACGGCGCCGGTAAGTCCAGCCTCCTCAAGATCATGGCAGGGCTGGACCGGCCGAGCAACGGCGAGGCCCGGCTGATGCCCGGCTACACCGTCGGCATGCTCGCCCAGGAGCCGCCGCTCAACGACGCGAAGACCGTCCTCGGCAACGTCGAGGAGGCGGTCGCCGAGACCAAGGCCAAGCTCGAGCGGTTCAACAAGATCGCCGAGCAGATGGCGACGGACTACTCGGACGAGCTGATGGAAGAGATGGGCCGGCTCCAGGAGGAGCTGGACAACGCCGACGCGTGGGACATCGACTCCAAACTCGAGCTGGCCATGGACGCGCTGCGCTGCCCGCCGCCGGACGCCGACGTCACGAAGCTCTCCGGTGGTGAGCGCCGCCGGGTGGCGCTGTGCAAGCTGCTGCTGGAGGCGCCCGACCTGCTGCTGCTCGACGAGCCCACCAACCACCTGGACGCGGAGAGCGTGCAGTGGCTGGAGCAGCACCTGGCCAAGTACGCCGGCACGGTGCTGGCGATCACGCACGACCGCTACTTCCTCGACAACGTGGCGGGCTGGATCCTGGAGCTGGACCGCGGCCGGGCCATCGGCTACGAGGGCAACTACTCCACCTACCTCGAGAAGAAGGCCGCCCGGCTCTCCGTCGAGGGCCGGCGCGACGCCAAGATGAAGAAGCGCCTCGACGAGGAGTTGGAGTGGGTCCGCTCCAACGCCAAGGCCCGCCAGACCAAGTCCAAGGCCCGGCTCGAGCGCTACGAGGAGATGGCCACCGCGGCGGAGAACACCCGCAAGCTGGACTTCGAGGAGATCCAGATCCCACCGGGCCCCCGGCTCGGCAGCACCGTCATCGAGGCGAACAAGCTGACGAAGGCGTTCGGCGACCGGGTGCTGATCGACAACCTCAGCTTCTCGCTGCCCCGCAACGGCATCGTCGGCATCATCGGCCCGAACGGCGTCGGCAAGACCACCCTGTTCAAGACCATCGTCGGGCTGGAGCAGCCGACCGACGGGTCCGTCCGGGTCGGCGAGACCGTCTCCCTGTCGTACGTCGACCAGAGCCGAGCCGGCCTGGCCGGTGACAAGACGGTCTGGGAGACCGTCTCCGACGGGCTGGACCACCTCCTGGTGGGCAAGGTCGAGATGCCGTCTCGCGCCTACATCGCCGCGTTCGGCTTCAAGGGGCCGGACCAGCAGAAGCCGACCAAGGTGCTCTCCGGCGGCGAGCGCAACCGGCTCAACCTGGCGCTGACCCTGAAGATCGGCGGCAACGTGATCCTGCTCGACGAGCCGACGAACGACCTGGACGTGGAGACGCTCTCCAGCCTGGAGAACGCGCTGCTGGAGTTCCCCGGCTGCGCCGTGGTCATCTCGCACGACCGGATGTTCCTGGACCGGGTCGCCACGCACATCCTGGCCTGGGAGGGCGACGACCAGAACCCGGCGAAGTGGTTCTGGTTCGAGGGCAACTTCGAGGCGTACGAGAAGAACAAGATCGACCGGCTCGGTGCGGAGGCGGCCCGCCCGCACCGGGTGACGTACCGCAAGCTGACCCGCGACTGA
- a CDS encoding thioesterase family protein → MSDRFVYHCTLRWSDLDAFGHVNNSRFLTLYEEARVALMFAGARAAGVDSFGEGVVIRRHEVDYLRPVGYDVGPGVVDAAPVVRVELWVEEIRPSRFTVAYELYDGEVLASRARSVLVPFDLDRQLPRRLTGPEREFLSPYVVAGGPA, encoded by the coding sequence ATGTCCGACCGGTTCGTCTACCACTGCACCCTGCGGTGGTCCGACCTGGACGCGTTCGGCCACGTCAACAACTCCCGCTTCCTCACACTGTACGAGGAGGCCCGGGTGGCGTTGATGTTTGCCGGTGCCCGGGCGGCCGGGGTGGACTCGTTCGGCGAGGGTGTGGTCATCCGCCGGCACGAGGTCGACTACCTGCGCCCGGTCGGCTACGACGTGGGCCCGGGCGTGGTCGACGCCGCGCCGGTGGTCCGTGTCGAGCTGTGGGTGGAGGAGATCCGGCCGTCCCGGTTCACCGTCGCCTACGAGCTGTACGACGGCGAGGTCCTGGCCAGCCGGGCTCGCTCGGTGCTGGTGCCGTTCGACCTGGACCGGCAGCTGCCGCGGCGGCTCACCGGGCCCGAGCGCGAGTTCCTGTCGCCCTACGTCGTGGCCGGCGGGCCCGCGTGA
- a CDS encoding YbjN domain-containing protein: MPWWSWRPGTAGGGDSESRSGITVEGTVRVGPPTPRQPGDDCTANDRPVIAGMPATVEPVSLGRVCDALDLLDVRYLADGDGNLLAMWERHAVLVTLEGPEDEILVMRARPHATVPPDWADRAYRVVNEWNHTRRFCKAYIGDPTERGQLPIYAELQVPLGAGTHDALLVEMLDCGAAVATSFVDWLHDEGALL; the protein is encoded by the coding sequence ATGCCGTGGTGGTCATGGCGCCCGGGTACGGCCGGCGGCGGCGATTCGGAAAGTCGAAGCGGGATCACAGTGGAGGGCACCGTCCGGGTCGGACCACCGACCCCGCGCCAGCCCGGAGACGACTGCACGGCCAACGACCGCCCCGTGATCGCCGGGATGCCGGCCACCGTCGAGCCGGTCTCCCTGGGCCGGGTCTGCGACGCGCTCGACCTGCTCGACGTGCGCTACCTGGCCGACGGCGACGGGAACCTGCTGGCCATGTGGGAGCGGCACGCGGTCCTGGTCACCCTCGAGGGGCCGGAGGACGAGATCCTGGTGATGCGGGCGCGTCCGCACGCGACGGTCCCGCCGGACTGGGCAGACCGCGCCTACCGGGTGGTCAACGAGTGGAACCACACCCGCCGGTTCTGCAAGGCCTACATCGGCGACCCGACCGAGCGGGGGCAGTTGCCGATCTACGCCGAGTTGCAGGTGCCGCTGGGCGCGGGAACGCACGACGCGCTCCTGGTCGAGATGCTCGACTGCGGAGCCGCGGTGGCCACCAGCTTCGTGGACTGGCTGCACGACGAGGGCGCCCTGCTCTGA
- a CDS encoding globin: MNPAGGSDSSQPSTTLFDAIGGEPTFRKLVDEFYAGVATDPLLRPMYPEEDLGPAADRFALFLMQYWGGPNTYSAQRGHPRLRMRHAPFRIGAAERDAWLRHMRRAVDRLDLPEEHATALWDYLERAAFFMVNVMEDPA, encoded by the coding sequence GTGAACCCCGCAGGCGGATCCGACAGTTCCCAGCCGTCGACGACCCTCTTCGACGCGATCGGCGGCGAGCCCACCTTCCGCAAGCTGGTGGACGAGTTCTACGCCGGCGTCGCCACCGACCCGCTGCTGCGACCGATGTATCCCGAGGAGGACCTGGGCCCGGCCGCCGACCGGTTCGCCCTGTTCCTGATGCAGTACTGGGGCGGCCCGAACACCTACTCGGCGCAGCGCGGGCACCCGCGGCTGCGGATGCGGCATGCGCCGTTCCGCATCGGCGCGGCCGAACGGGACGCGTGGCTGCGGCACATGCGCCGGGCGGTCGACCGGCTGGACCTGCCCGAGGAGCACGCCACCGCGCTCTGGGACTACCTGGAGCGGGCCGCGTTCTTCATGGTCAACGTGATGGAGGACCCGGCCTGA
- a CDS encoding MFS transporter has protein sequence MEATVSDERPSPEGPATFREVFAQREFRAVFTAGALSWVGDYLAKAAVTLLVYQETKSVALSAAAFAVSYLPWLTGGPLLAALAERYPYRRVMVACDVIRMALMLLIAIPGLPVPAVLALLFLTTLANPPSQAAKSALLPQILAGDRLVVGLSLNASVGQACQVVGYLMGAAIASLDPVAALLINALTFAASAVLVRVGVQDRPPALSPAHRTHLLRETAQGFEIVFGTPVLRAIAVLVYSAMLFSIVPEGLAAAWANADAGEHLNPGAAQAVIMAANPVGFILGGLLVGRAVAPARRLALMRPLAVVAPLTLVPALFDPPPLVVALLAAACGFAVAGMLPTANGLFVQALPDAFRARAFGVMATGVQVIQGLAVLVTGLLAERFAIPTVVGVWSAAGVLLMLVASLRWPSPQSVDAAVAAAEASNAGSGTGPANAPAGTGTADDPAAVRPRPAVDPVSGPPGDGGRRRHAVT, from the coding sequence ATGGAGGCGACGGTGTCCGACGAGCGACCCTCACCGGAAGGGCCGGCCACCTTCCGCGAGGTCTTCGCCCAGCGGGAGTTCCGGGCCGTCTTCACCGCGGGTGCGCTCTCCTGGGTCGGCGACTACCTCGCCAAGGCCGCGGTCACCCTGCTGGTCTACCAGGAGACCAAGTCGGTCGCGCTCTCCGCCGCCGCCTTCGCGGTCAGTTACCTGCCCTGGTTGACCGGCGGCCCGTTGCTCGCCGCGCTCGCCGAGCGCTATCCGTACCGGCGGGTGATGGTGGCGTGCGACGTCATCCGCATGGCGCTGATGCTGCTCATCGCCATTCCGGGCCTGCCGGTTCCGGCCGTGCTGGCGCTGCTCTTCCTCACGACCCTGGCCAACCCGCCGAGCCAGGCCGCCAAGTCCGCGCTGCTGCCGCAGATCCTCGCCGGCGACCGGCTGGTCGTCGGGTTGTCGCTCAACGCCAGCGTCGGTCAGGCCTGCCAGGTCGTCGGCTATCTCATGGGCGCCGCGATCGCCTCCCTCGACCCGGTGGCCGCGCTGCTGATCAACGCGCTCACCTTCGCCGCCTCGGCGGTGCTGGTCCGCGTCGGCGTACAGGACCGGCCGCCGGCGCTGAGCCCGGCGCACCGCACCCACCTGCTGCGGGAGACCGCCCAGGGGTTCGAGATCGTGTTCGGCACGCCGGTGCTCCGGGCGATCGCCGTGCTGGTCTACAGCGCGATGCTCTTCTCGATCGTGCCGGAGGGCCTGGCCGCGGCGTGGGCCAACGCCGACGCCGGCGAGCACCTGAACCCGGGCGCCGCGCAGGCCGTCATCATGGCCGCCAACCCGGTCGGCTTCATCCTCGGCGGGCTGCTGGTCGGGCGGGCGGTGGCCCCGGCCCGGCGGCTGGCCCTCATGCGCCCGCTGGCGGTGGTTGCCCCGCTGACCCTCGTGCCCGCCCTGTTCGACCCGCCGCCGCTGGTGGTGGCCCTGCTCGCCGCCGCCTGCGGGTTCGCCGTCGCGGGCATGCTGCCGACGGCCAACGGCCTCTTCGTGCAGGCCCTGCCCGACGCCTTCCGGGCCCGCGCCTTCGGCGTGATGGCCACCGGGGTCCAGGTGATCCAGGGCCTGGCGGTGCTGGTCACCGGGCTGCTCGCCGAGCGCTTCGCGATCCCGACGGTGGTCGGTGTGTGGAGCGCCGCCGGAGTCCTGCTGATGCTCGTGGCCTCCCTGCGCTGGCCCAGCCCGCAGTCCGTGGACGCCGCCGTGGCGGCCGCGGAGGCGTCGAACGCGGGCTCCGGCACGGGGCCGGCGAACGCGCCCGCCGGCACGGGGACGGCCGACGACCCGGCGGCCGTACGGCCGCGCCCGGCCGTCGATCCGGTCAGCGGCCCGCCCGGCGACGGCGGGCGGCGCCGGCACGCGGTCACCTGA
- a CDS encoding mechanosensitive ion channel family protein, with protein sequence MLPALNAAAPPDCQGSTSCEWLYDVTHSAWFAEGSYWILLKPLRVLLILVVAFVARWALHRAIDRLVRTTTDAGVPTMLRPLRERIPTAAVEPGEFVPERRRQRAEAIGSVLRSLTTAFIFGIALLMILREFSFDLAPLLASAGIVGVALGFGAQSLVKDLIAGLFMLIEDQYGVGDTVDLGEATGVVESVGLRVTTVRDGRGVLWYIRNGEIIRVGNKSQGWALVVVDLPIGFAGTEEATAVLRTAAASVAVDPELAPEIVEAPEVLGVEQMTVDGAVIRTVVKTTADGQFSVGRELRRRLAEALENSGITAQIAAARLFPGMPSRPPAAGETGRGGAT encoded by the coding sequence ATGCTTCCCGCCCTGAACGCCGCCGCGCCGCCCGACTGCCAGGGCAGCACCTCCTGCGAGTGGCTGTACGACGTCACCCACTCGGCCTGGTTCGCCGAGGGCAGCTACTGGATCCTGCTGAAGCCACTGCGGGTGTTGCTGATCCTCGTGGTGGCGTTCGTGGCCCGGTGGGCACTGCACCGCGCGATCGACCGGCTGGTCCGCACCACCACCGACGCGGGCGTGCCGACGATGCTGCGGCCGCTGCGCGAGCGGATCCCCACCGCGGCCGTCGAACCCGGGGAGTTCGTTCCGGAGCGGCGCCGGCAGCGGGCCGAAGCGATCGGTTCGGTGCTGCGCAGCCTCACCACCGCTTTCATCTTCGGCATCGCGCTGCTGATGATCCTCCGCGAGTTCAGCTTCGACCTGGCCCCGCTGCTGGCCAGCGCGGGAATCGTCGGCGTGGCGCTCGGATTCGGCGCGCAGAGCCTGGTGAAGGACCTGATCGCCGGTCTCTTCATGCTGATCGAGGACCAGTACGGCGTCGGCGACACCGTCGACCTGGGCGAGGCGACCGGTGTGGTCGAGTCGGTGGGACTGCGCGTCACCACGGTCCGGGACGGGCGCGGGGTGCTCTGGTACATCCGCAACGGCGAGATCATCCGGGTGGGCAACAAGAGCCAGGGCTGGGCCCTGGTGGTGGTCGACCTGCCGATCGGCTTCGCCGGCACCGAGGAGGCGACCGCGGTGCTGCGTACGGCGGCGGCCTCGGTGGCGGTGGACCCGGAGTTGGCGCCGGAGATCGTCGAGGCGCCCGAGGTGCTCGGCGTGGAACAGATGACGGTGGACGGGGCGGTGATCCGGACGGTGGTGAAGACGACCGCGGACGGCCAGTTCTCGGTCGGCCGGGAGCTGCGCCGCCGGCTGGCGGAGGCGCTGGAGAACTCGGGGATCACCGCTCAGATCGCCGCCGCTCGGCTGTTCCCGGGCATGCCGTCCCGGCCGCCGGCGGCCGGTGAGACCGGCCGGGGCGGCGCCACCTGA
- a CDS encoding HNH endonuclease encodes MPDIRPMVGSGALVLNATYEPLCVVSVRRAAILVLSAKAVCVADGDGVLHSARDALPVPSVVRLTRFVRVPYRTHVGLSRRAIFARDGWRCAYCRGPAETIDHVFPRSRGGRHAWENVVAACARCNHTKGDKTPAELGWRLHSLPAAPKGTAWRVLGHRAPDPRWADWLDLREPEAA; translated from the coding sequence ATGCCTGACATACGACCCATGGTGGGCTCCGGTGCGCTGGTCCTCAATGCCACCTACGAGCCGCTGTGTGTCGTGTCGGTGCGTCGTGCCGCGATCCTCGTTCTCTCCGCCAAGGCGGTCTGCGTCGCCGACGGCGACGGCGTCCTGCACAGCGCCCGGGACGCCCTGCCGGTGCCCTCGGTGGTCCGGCTGACCCGGTTCGTCCGGGTGCCCTACCGCACCCACGTCGGTCTGTCCCGGCGGGCGATCTTCGCGCGGGACGGCTGGCGGTGTGCCTACTGCCGGGGCCCGGCCGAGACCATCGACCACGTCTTCCCGCGCAGCCGTGGCGGTCGGCACGCCTGGGAGAACGTCGTGGCCGCCTGCGCGCGGTGCAACCACACCAAGGGCGACAAGACCCCCGCCGAGCTCGGTTGGCGGCTGCACTCGCTGCCCGCTGCGCCCAAGGGCACCGCCTGGCGGGTGCTCGGCCACCGGGCGCCCGACCCACGCTGGGCCGACTGGCTCGACCTGCGTGAGCCCGAGGCGGCCTGA
- a CDS encoding class F sortase, translating to MARSPARRARPGHRRFRTATRSVLRASGRLVVRTSGRLRRVARQAVSASVATTDPKAPPLPARRPRKQTGVRRRLGTGGGPGVPVVVIASLMLLIVALLGVERVTGVSVLPDQLSAGLRPPPKKFPVLPASPPVGLTIPAIDVRAPVHNVGIAADGSIGVPDAAKAQEAGWYDQGPTPGQYGPAVIVGHVDTTTGPAVFHALKGLRSGDRVDVRREDGTVAVFEVNSVQRFDKTALPADEVFGDFSRPNLRLITCGGRWVGGETGYADNVVVFASLVKARGT from the coding sequence ATGGCCCGCTCACCCGCGCGCCGGGCGCGTCCCGGCCACCGCCGGTTCCGGACGGCCACCCGTTCGGTCCTGCGGGCGTCCGGCCGGCTGGTGGTCCGGACCTCGGGCCGGCTGCGCCGCGTCGCCCGGCAGGCGGTCTCCGCCAGCGTCGCGACCACCGACCCGAAGGCGCCGCCGCTGCCGGCCCGGCGACCTCGGAAGCAGACCGGGGTACGCCGCCGGCTCGGCACCGGCGGCGGGCCGGGGGTGCCGGTGGTGGTGATCGCCAGCCTGATGCTGCTGATCGTCGCGCTGCTCGGGGTCGAACGGGTCACCGGGGTGAGCGTGCTTCCGGACCAGCTCAGCGCCGGGCTGCGGCCGCCGCCGAAGAAGTTCCCGGTGCTGCCGGCCAGTCCACCGGTGGGCCTCACCATCCCGGCGATCGACGTCCGGGCACCCGTGCACAACGTGGGCATCGCGGCGGACGGCAGCATCGGCGTGCCGGACGCGGCCAAGGCCCAGGAGGCCGGCTGGTACGACCAGGGCCCGACACCCGGCCAGTACGGCCCGGCGGTGATCGTCGGGCACGTCGACACCACCACCGGACCGGCGGTCTTCCACGCGCTGAAGGGGCTGCGCTCCGGCGACCGGGTGGACGTCCGCCGGGAGGACGGCACGGTGGCGGTCTTCGAGGTGAACTCGGTGCAGCGGTTCGACAAGACGGCACTGCCGGCGGACGAGGTGTTCGGCGACTTCAGCCGCCCGAACCTCCGCCTGATCACCTGCGGCGGACGCTGGGTGGGCGGGGAGACCGGCTACGCGGACAACGTGGTGGTCTTCGCGTCCCTGGTGAAGGCGCGCGGAACATGA
- a CDS encoding Lrp/AsnC family transcriptional regulator, with protein sequence MDDMDWALLRELQADARLSFSELSRRVHLSPPAVAERVRRLEESGVISGYHARVDLSRAGRSVVALIRMSCYGSRCILRDPEVADWPEILEIHRITGDACSMLKVAAGSIDDFERVIDRLAPYGQPSSTMVLSTPLDWHPVAPLPPTDPDAAPGTRRR encoded by the coding sequence GTGGACGACATGGACTGGGCGCTGCTGCGCGAGCTGCAGGCCGACGCCCGCCTCTCCTTCAGCGAGCTCTCCCGCCGCGTGCACCTCTCCCCGCCGGCGGTGGCGGAGCGGGTGCGCCGGCTGGAGGAGTCGGGCGTCATCAGCGGATACCACGCCCGGGTGGACCTGAGCCGGGCCGGACGCAGCGTGGTGGCCCTGATCCGGATGTCCTGTTACGGGTCGCGGTGCATCCTGCGCGACCCGGAGGTGGCCGACTGGCCCGAGATCCTGGAGATCCACCGGATCACCGGGGACGCGTGCAGCATGCTCAAGGTGGCGGCCGGCTCGATCGACGATTTCGAGCGGGTCATCGACCGGCTCGCCCCGTACGGCCAGCCGTCCAGCACGATGGTGCTCTCCACCCCGCTGGACTGGCACCCGGTCGCTCCGCTGCCGCCCACCGACCCGGACGCCGCCCCGGGCACCCGCCGCCGCTGA
- a CDS encoding tryptophan 2,3-dioxygenase family protein — MEQTELRAPRLTAAVRPVTPQQRAATAADNGGEPTLDFGDRVPYDVYTHASTLHRLQQPLSDDPGEMSFLMISQIMELYFGLTRHELIEAQRLLRADLVWDALAPLRRAALHLEGLNAAWQGLRWMTPADFNRFRNLLGEASGFQSAMYRHLEFLLGLRDPALIRPFRRHAEVHDELRATLAAPSLWDDVIALLARRGFDLPAELLTRDVAVEHQPDPRVEAAWVEIYSDSGPDNHLRLLGEALTEIAEQFGDWRWQHVKAVQRTMGAKVGSGGSAGLAWLQRSMARVVFPELWSARTTM, encoded by the coding sequence GTGGAGCAGACGGAGCTGCGGGCCCCTCGGCTGACCGCGGCGGTGCGCCCGGTCACGCCGCAGCAAAGGGCGGCCACGGCGGCGGACAACGGCGGCGAACCGACGCTGGACTTCGGCGATCGGGTGCCCTACGACGTGTACACGCACGCGAGCACCCTGCACCGGCTGCAACAGCCGCTCAGTGACGACCCGGGCGAGATGTCGTTCCTGATGATCAGCCAGATCATGGAGCTCTACTTCGGGCTGACCCGCCACGAGCTGATCGAGGCCCAGCGGCTGCTGCGCGCCGACCTGGTGTGGGACGCGCTGGCCCCGCTCCGCCGCGCCGCGCTGCACCTGGAAGGGCTCAACGCCGCCTGGCAGGGCCTGCGCTGGATGACCCCGGCCGACTTCAACCGGTTCCGCAACCTGCTCGGCGAGGCGTCCGGCTTCCAGTCGGCCATGTACCGGCACCTGGAGTTCCTGCTCGGCCTCCGCGACCCGGCGCTGATCCGGCCGTTCCGCCGGCACGCCGAGGTGCACGACGAGTTGCGCGCCACGCTGGCCGCGCCGAGCCTCTGGGACGACGTGATCGCCCTGCTCGCCCGCCGGGGCTTCGACCTCCCCGCCGAGCTGCTGACCCGGGACGTCGCCGTCGAGCACCAGCCGGATCCGCGGGTCGAGGCGGCCTGGGTGGAGATCTACTCCGACAGCGGGCCGGACAACCACCTCCGGCTGCTCGGCGAGGCGCTCACCGAGATCGCCGAGCAGTTCGGCGACTGGCGGTGGCAGCACGTCAAGGCGGTGCAGCGGACAATGGGCGCCAAGGTCGGCAGCGGTGGCTCCGCCGGGCTGGCGTGGCTGCAGCGCAGCATGGCCCGGGTGGTCTTCCCGGAGCTGTGGTCGGCCCGCACCACCATGTGA